The Candidatus Hydrogenedentota bacterium sequence ACCATCCACCGGTTTCGGGGGTTTCAAAGCGGTTAGAGTATTCAATTCCCTGAAAACAGAGGCCACGACGGCGTTGGCGTCCAAGATGGTTCCCAGATATGCCGTCACGGCATCGAGGAATTGCCGTAGCGCTGTTTCGAGTTGCGCGCGATGTTCCTGGGTCGGCCCTGCAATCAGGACGCGCAACATTTCGGCGTTCATGACACGACGGAACGGTTCGTGGATCGGCGCAAGGACGGTTTCACCATAGGCTTCTTCAATGCTTGGCACGCCGCGTCCGCTTAATGATTCCTCGAGCCGCCGCCATGTGCCGTCGCGATCGTGAATCTCGCGCCAGTCGAGAAACGCCTTGTATTCGTAGGCGTGCAGATCGAACGACAAACCGTGTGCGGCCAGGGAGGGCGCATGGCGAATGTATTCCAGTTTGGTCCGGTGATCGCTAAAAACGTAGAAACAGTCATCGCGCGTGTCGAGGGCGAGGGCTTCCGCGAGGGTGGTGGTTCGAAGGTCCCGGTGATCGCTGTCTCCCGCGTTGAAGGGGACGGATGCGCGAACCGTGCCGGACGTCGTGTTGTATGCGTTGTTGTAGAGCACGACGGCCCGTTCGTCGCCGGCACGGTTTGAGTAGGCGAAGACGTTCTCGTCCACTCCGCCACCGGGCGTGTGCGCATCGTAAAAGGCAAAATGTTCCACTTCGCTGAAGAGGCGCCGCTTGCGCATCAGCGGAAAGATTTCGTTTTCATGCCGGGCGACCATGCCTTCGTCCACGGCCTCATTCCAATAGGCGCGTTTGTATTCCATGCCGTATTTTTCGGTGAAACCCTCGATCTGGCCATGGCCGAACATGGGCAGCCCCGGCATGGTGACCATCAGCACTGCGACCCCGAAATATTTGTCGCCGCGTCCGAATTGTTCCACGGCGGTGCGTTCGTCGGGATTGTTCATGAAATTGACAAATCGTTTGAGGACTTCCGGGCTGAATTCGAGGACATTTTTCACGGTCAGCCGGTATTTTTCGTTCTCTTCCATCTTCAGCATGTTCATGAACGCGCTGTTGTAGACGCGGTGCATGCCGAGCGTCCGAACGAAATAGCCTTCCATGAGCCAAAACGCCTCGGCCAGCAGGAGTGTATCGGGCGCATCCGTTTGGATGCGATCCACGACCTCGCGCCAGAATTCCTTCGGAAACGCCTCGTCGAATTCCGCGCGCGACATGCCGTGTTCCGCGCGCGAGGGAATCGCGCCGGCGTCGCCGGGCTGCGGGAACCAGAGCCTTTGGTAATGGCGTTTGGCCAGCGTCATCGCGGCGTCGAACCGGATGATGGGAAATTGCCGGGCGACATGCAGGATTGTCTGGATGACCGCCTCTCGCACCTCCGGAATGAGAAAGTTGAGTTGCGCGGTGTCGTTCCACGGCATGTTGGTGCCGTCGTTGCCGTGATAAATGTAGCGCGTGTCGCCGGTGAGTTTGTCCACCCGCCTGAAAACCACGGCGGCATCGCGGTGTTCCCAATACCCGTCCTCGATGCGGATTTCAATCCGCGGATCGCGGGATAAATCCTCCCCGTTGAACCGGTAGCCCGGAAAGGGCGGGTAGGACAACTGGATGAACCAGTCCGGATGCTCGACGACCCATTTCGAGTATAGGCCCACATGATTCGGCACCATGTCGCTCGCGAGACGGATGCCGCGCGCGGCGGCCCGATTCCGCAGGTTGTCTAGCGCTTCCGCGCCGCCCAAGTCCGCCGCAATCGTGTAATCGTACAGCGAATACGCCGAGGAGAGCGCTTCGGGGTTGCCCATGAGTTGTTTGATGCGTTGCGAGGCGGGCGACCGCTCCCACACTCCGATGATCCAAAGTCCGGTAAAGCCCCATCGCGCCAGACGGTCCAGTTCTTCGTCGGGCACCTGATCGAGTCGGGTAATGTTCCGCTGGTATTGCCTGGAAATCTGATCCAGCCATACATGGACCGACTTGGCAATCAACACGACGTTCGCCATCCAGTCGCGGTCTTGCGTGAACGCTTCCGGTTCAGGATAGGCAATGTTGAAGCCGGCATCCCGTCCGAACCGAAGAGGCTGGATCGGCCCGGGACCGTGGCCGCGCATCGCCGTTTCTTCTTTGATGACATCCGAGACAAGAACGATCCGTTCAAGCAAATCGGAAGGCAACACCGGCGACCAGTGATTCCGGACATATTCGAGTTGTCCTTGTAGGGAATCCGGTGACGCTTCCATCGGTGCGCGCAACAGGGGAAAAAGCGCTTGTCCCAAACCCTTGACAGGTGGACAATGCCGGAAAAAGAGCTCGATGCGCTCGACCAGTGAAAGATACGGGCTTGTTTGCCGGAGTTCCTCGTCGTCGAACAAGGGGCGCATTGCCTCTGCCGCCGGATTGGCCATGGAAAGATGCAATAGCAAGGTTTCCCGCGCGGCGTCGTACTCGTGGGGAACAAGCGCTTCGGTTCCGGAGAGATACGCGCCGGGCGCCTGTCCGGCATAGACCTCGGGCGGCGGATAAAGCGCAACAAACGCCTGAAGCGGACGATTGACCAGCGACGGACCGTCGGCGGACCGAATCGCGTCCAGTCCCTCCAGCATGATGCCGGGATTTTCCTCGAGGCAATACCGGTTGACGACATAACGCAAAATCTCGGTCAATAGGGCGAACGCCATCATGTCGCCCGCGCGAACCGGACGTGATGGATAGGTATGAAAATGCGGCGCGCCGTTTATGCGATCAGCAAGGACACGATAGGCATAGCCGGGCTGTCCCGGTGCTTCGGCGGCCAGGTCGGCGGCGTTCCAGCGCCGCCAGGCCCGTTCCGCTATCGGAAATCCGAGCGGAAAGTAATGGCTGCGATGCGATAGCGCTTGAGGGGTCAACATATTATTTGGAATCCGGTGTTGTATGAGGGAGCATACATGATTGGGGGCATGGGTTGCCATGCATGCGCCTTGCTTCGGCGCTACCGGCAATCGTCGCTCGGTTCCTTGTCTTCTATGTGAATGTGTTCCGATGCGACCATGGCCGGTGGATTGATGGGCGGCCGCATGCGGACGCTTCGTTCGGCGACGAGTCCAAGGCCAAACAGGATCGTGCCCGCCAACAGCAGTTGCAGGCCGGCCAATCCGAGCGCTTGCGCCGTCCCGTTTCGACCGACGGCGACGTCAAGCGCCGATCTCAGCGCCGCCAGTCCCCCCATGATCCCCAGGCAACCGCCCAAGGGATAGAAAAAGTGCCCGGGCGATGCGCCGTACCGTTCGAGGAAGCGCACCGTGACGACATCCGCCGCGCCGCGCATGAACCGCTCGAAACCGTATTTCGAAACACCCGATTGGCGGGGATGATGCTCAACCGGTAATTCGGCCAAACGGCAGCCGTTCTGCTGCGCGAGCACCGGAATGAGCCGATGCATCTCGCCGTACAGGATCAGATGCCGCGCCACCTCGGCGCGCATGGCTTTGAATCCACAATTGACATCGTGAAGCGGAATGCGGAACACCCAAGACACCCAGCAATTGTAAACGCGCGAGGGAAGGGTCTTGTGCCATGGATCATGGCGCTTGCGTTTCCATCCGCACACCATGTCGGCCCCCGCGCGAATCGCCTCGATGAAACGGGGAATCTCCTTCGGATCATCCTGCAGGTCGGCATCCATCGTAAAGACGATGTCCCCCCGTACACGCTGGAAACCGGCGGCGAGCGCGGCGGTCTTGCCGAAATTCCGGCGAAACCGGATCGTGTCCACCCAGGGATATCGCTCGTGCAATTCGAGCAGAACCTTGTCCGATCCGTCGTCGCTGCCATCGTCAATGAAGAGGATGCGGAACGGATGCGGCGCGGCATGCCGCGCGATGCCTTCCGCAAGCGCCGGTAACGTGTCGCGCTCGTTGTACACGGGGATCACGAAATCGAGCGATTCGACCGGATTCATGGAAGGCCGCCCCTTTTGTCGCCGCGACTTGCCCCGCGAGCCTGATCGTGAAGAACCTGCAATACCGCGGCGAACCGGTCGGCGTTGCGCGGGTCGGCCTCGACCAAGGCCTCGTGCGCCCACAGGAGCAGACGGCCCAATTCCTCGCCGGCGGGCGCTCCGCCTTCAACCGGCGCCATGTCCTCGGGCAGTGGAATGGATTTGGGGCGAAAGTGCATCAGTACGCCAATCAGGCCGAGTTCGCTCATGGTTTTCAGCAACTCGCGCGGCACATTCTGAATTTCGAAACGGATGCCCGTCTCATCCGACAGGGTCGTGGCGATATTGTGAAGCACGCCGAGAAAAGTGCTGTCCAAATGCGTGCAATCGGTTAGATCAAGCGTGATTGATTGCACGCCGGGTTGCCGGCACAGATCGAAGACCTGTTGGCTCTCCCGCCACGACCCCGTTCCCGACAAACCGATAAACACATGTCCATTCTTGCGCGCCGTCAATACTTTAACCGATCGTGGACCGCCCGCAATAGGTTGGGGCGCCGGCTCATCCGGCGTCCACAGGGGCACGCGCTGCGGTTCCATGCCCAGAACCAGCAAGGTGGCGTCATCCACGCGCGGCGCGCCTTTTCGAAAGGTGTTGCGCGCCTGTTCGATCGCGGCCACAACCGTATCCGCATGCGGTTCGGCTCCGCGAACGGCTTCCACCAGGCGATCTTCCCCGAACGATTCACCCTCCACGCTGCGCGCTTCGGTGATGCCGTCCGTGTGGAAGACAATCAACTCTCCCGGCTGCAGAACAATCTCGCCATCCGAATACGCCACGAACGGATTGACGCCCAGCACGGGCGCGGGGCGGTGCAGGCGTTCGATCGTTCCGTCGTTCCGCCGCACGAACAGGGGGCGATGCCCTGCGCTGGAATACGCGGCGGTGAACGTCTCGACGTCGAGGACCAGACAGGTCATGGACACGAACAACCCTTCGCTGAACGCCTCGGAAAGAATCGTGCGGTTGAGTTCGCGCAACACCTCGCCCGGCATGCGCGCCGCTCCGCCGCTCGCGCATGTCGCGCCCTGAATCGCATGCTTGAGAAAGATCGTCAACATCGCCGAACTGATGCCGTGCCCTGACGTGTCGGCGATGAAACAACCCACATGCGCATCGTCGAGAGGAAACACATCGTACAGATCGCCGCCCACTTTCGCCATCGGATGGTACGCCGCGGCGGCGGAAATACGGTCCGCGCGGGGTGTGGTGCGGGGCAACAGGCCGCGCTGGATACGCATGGCGCGGCTGAGATCCACTTGGATGGCCACGGCCTGCGCCTGCAGGATGCTGTGCGCGAGTTCCAACTGGCCCAGACGATCGGCGAGTTCCCCGGCCTTGGATTGAAGCGACTCCTGCAGGCGATCACGTTCTTTGCGCATTTGCCGGTAGGCAAGCGCCTGAGTAATCCGGTGCAAGAAGAGTTCTTCCGCTTCCCGGGGTCCTGGCAACACATCGTGGGCGCCTTGCCGGATGACGGTGCGGATTTCCCCCGTCGTGCCGGAAACGAGAACGGCCAAGATCAAGGCGTCCGGCGCCTGTTGCCGTATCCATTCGACGGGGCTGTGTCCTTTCGCAATCGGAATCCGTGGATTCACAAGAACAACATCGTGCGCCGACCTATCTAAAAGGCGGGATGCCTCGTCCGCGTTCGCCGCAACGTCTACTTCCAATCCTTGCGCCGCCAGCCATTCGTGCAGTCCGGCCCATGAAGGATCATCGCCAACAATCAGGATTTTGCCTTGCATGCCGGACAGTCTACTATACCCTCGCGCGGATAGGCGACTTTTCTTTTCTTCCCGCAGGGCGCGGGGATTATTCGGGGAAGAACATTGCGGAGACGTATTCGTTCTGGAATTCGACATCGAGCGATAGGTCCACATGCTCCACCTGCCGCGCCCATTCTTCGGCGCGTTCACGGGCGCGTTTTGAGGCGGCGGCCAGCCGCGCGCCGGCCAGCGATGTGTTGCCCGCGTACTGGATGCGGTGGCGATCCAGTTCCCCGGGCAGCAGACCAATGCGCTGCGCGTTGCTTCGACGGATAAAGTTGCCAAAACCACCCGCGATCAGAACCCGTTCGAGATCGCCGGATCGGAGTCCAATACGACGCATCAGGATGGCCACGCCCGAGCGAATGGCCGCGGTGGCGAGTTGGACTTCCCGGATGTCTTTTTGCGTGAGCAGAACAGGATTTCCTGTGGCCGTTTCACCGCCGTTTGCAAGGACAAAGGCAGGCCCGTCCTCCGTTGAAACCAGCCGCTTGCGCAGAGGACGCGGCACGGTATCGGGCACATCATCCGCGCCCAGCAACATCCCTTGGCCAAGAAGCATCCCGTGCCGCAACAATTCGGCGACGGCGTCTATGAGTGCGGAACCGCAGAGTCCGACGGGCGGCGCGTCGCCGATGACGCTAATCCGCACGTCCCCGTCGAACAAGACTTTTTCGATGGCGCCGGCCGTTGCGCGCATGCCGTGCATGATCCGTGCGCCCTCGAAAGCCGGACCGGCGGCCGTCGAGGCGGCGATCAAACGCCCTTTGTGGCCAACGACAATCTCACCATTTGTGCCAATATCCACAAGCATCGTGGGCCCATCCGATTTCGGCAGCGAGGTCGCCAGGATTCCCGCGACCGTGTCGCCGCCCACAAACCCCCCGATGACGGGAAAGGCGTACACGCGCCCGCGGGGGTGGATGCGGATACCCAGTTCCGAGGCGCGCAGCGAAAGCGCATCGGCGCATGCGGGCGTGAACGGCGCCTCGCCTAGCGCCGCCGGATTGATCCCGGTGAAAATCTGCTGCATGGTCGTGTTGCCTGAAATCACCACCTCGTAGATGTGCTTAGGCGAGACGCCCGCCTGCGCCCCCAATTCCGCGATCATGTCATTGGCTTCGTTCAGAATGGCCTCGTGAAGCGATTGCAGCCCATCGCTTTCCTGCCGGGTGAATTGAATGCGTGAAATGACATCGTCTCCAAACCGGGTTTGCGGATTCATTCGCGCCACATTGGCGCATTCACGGCCCGTGGTCAGATCCAACAGCGCGCCCGCCAACGTGGTCGTGCCGATGTCCAAGGCGACGGCGTGGCATTGGGCGCGGGTGTCACCCGGCTCGAAATCCAGCAGTCGGCCATCGGCAAGAACGGCCGTTCCGCGGAAACCGTCCTGCCGCAAACGCAGAGGTAGTATGCGCAACAGGTCAAAATCCAGCGTAAAGGGACCGATGGCGCGTTCGATCCGGCGGGTATCGGCTATCGCGTCGCCTCGATCGGGAACGGGCAACTCGACGGCTATTTTTCGCAGCGTGGCATCCGAAACGTCGGTGACCGTGTCGTGCGCATCCGAAAGAATCTGGAACGTGGATGCCAGAACGGATGTTTCGGGAATGTCAACGGTCATCGCCTTGTGGATATGCGTCTGACACGACAGGCGATATCCTTCCTTGCATTCGGCGGCGCTCAATGTCGCGCGTTCCGCTTCACAGGGATCCTCCGCGTTCGCCATCACGCGAACCTTGCACTTGCCGCACGTGCCACCGCCCCCACACGGCGTGTTGATGGCGATACCTGCCTGCGCGGCGGCTTCCAGCAGCGTGCTGTCTTTCAATACGAACACAGTCCGCCCATGCGGCTGAAACGTGACGGGTATTTCGGCTTCTCTCATGGCTTGCGTCGCATCCTTCTGTGCGGCCGTATCAGTATATGACGTTTACCGGCCCCCAACAAAGTCCGCCGGTATGAAACCAAATTCGACTTTTCATGTCAAAATAACGTAAGGTATCGCCGTGCGTTGAGGATAACAAAGGAAAAACAAGCAAAAGGAGGACGATATGAAGTCCATGACACGCATGTGGGTGGTTCTTTGTGTGGCGGCATTGCTGACAGCCGGTTGTGCGTCCTCCGGCAAGAAGCCCAAGCCCGAGGAACTGGTGATGCAGCAGACGCAAAGCCTCGTGGCCGACCTGCTGGCCGGCAAGGCCGACACCATTCTGAACTACGTTTCGGAAGATTTCTATCATCCGGATGTGGACGGTGGCAAGGCCAAACTGGCCGAGTACATCGAGCAGGGCAAGCAGATGGGCTATGTGGACCAGTTTCCGGATTTGGTCAAAGAACACAACGCCAAGGTGGTATTGGACAACGCCAAGGTTACCGTGAACAAGGAGACCGCCAGCGTTTATCCGATCGAGGCCAGCGCCAACGAGGGATCCGTGACCGTCGAGTTGCAATACAAGAAAGACAAAGACGGCGTATGGCGTGTGTCCGGCGCCAATATCGAAGGCATCTAGTCGCTCACAAGCAAATCCAAGGGATCGGCCGCCGTTTCTTCGTGAAATGGCGGCCTTTTCCTTAGAAAGTCGTCAGACTACCACCGGACACCGTACCGGACGACGGCATTTCCCTGAACATCCACGTCGGCGGCAATTCCCTGTTGTTTTCCAATCAGGGGAGGCCCGTCCGTGCGATCGTGTCCGATGGCCCCGCCATCGGCCTTCAGTTTCCCGGGATCTTTTTTGTCAATTCGAGCCCGGCGTTCCTGAAAGGCCCGATCATGCTCGATTTCGTTCCGCCATTCTTTCGTGAAAGGCCGGCGATCATGCACATCGCTCAGACAACCCGTGGCAAGCGCCGCCAGCCCCATGGCAACCGCCGTTCGCACACGCATTTCACGTCTCCTGCTTTGTTATTCATGAAAATTATAACACAGGCTTCCCGGCGAGGTGCTCCTTGACAAGGGCGACGACCTCGTCCTGTTGTTCGGGAGTGAGTTCGGGAAACATCGGCAATGCAAGCACCTCGCGGCTGGCCTGCACCGCGTGGGGGCAGTCGCGTTCCGAGTAGCCAAGGTAGCGGAAACATTCCTGCAAGTGGAGCGGCAGCGGGTAAAACACGGCGCAGCCGACCCCGCGCGCGCGAAACAAGTCCCGGGCCTCGTCGCGGCGTGGCAGGCGGATTACATACTGGTGGTAGACGTGAAAATTGCCGGGACACTCGACGGGCACGGTCACTTCGGGGACCTCCGCGAACCGTTCCGTGTAATAGGCGGCCCGAGCCCGGCGTTCGGCGTTCCATTCATCGAGATGGGCCCGTTTCACATTGAGAACGGCCGCCTGCAGGGCATCCAGCCGACTGTTGGTGCCGACAATCGCATGAATGTAGGTCGTTCCGGCCCCATGCGCGCGCAGCAGGCGGACGCGCTCCGCCAAGGCCGCGTCTTGGGCGATGACCATGCCTCCGTCGCCCGCGCCGCCAAGGTTCTTGGTCGGGTAAAAACTGATGGCGGCCATTGGCGCGAGCGTGCAGGCGGGACGGCTGTGGCGTTTGGCGCCGAGCGCCTGGGCGGCGTCCTCGATCACGGTGAGGCCGTGCCGGGCTGCAATGGCATGGATGGCCTCCATGTCGGCGCACTGGCCGTAAAGATGCACCGGAATGATGGCTTTCGTGCGTGGCGTGACAAGCGGTTCTATACACTCCGGATTGATCGTAAAACACCGGGGCCGGATGTCCGCGAAAACCGGTTTCGCGCCCACATTGGCGATGGCGCCCGCTGTCGCGAAAAACGTGAACGGCGTTGTGATGACTTCGTCGCCGGGGCCGATTCCAAGGGCTTTTAACGACAGCAGCAGCGCATCCGTGCCCGAAGCGCACGCAATGGCGGCGCCGGCGCCGAGATACGAAGCGATACCCTCCTCCAGTTTTTCAACATTCGGTCCTCCTACGAATCCCTGTGTCTCGAAAACCTCGGCGACCGCGGCATCCAAGTCCGGCTTGATGCGGCGATACTGGGCGCGAAGATCTATCATCGGCACTGGCATAGAGTTACCCCGGCACGTTTTCACACAATGACGCGCCGAGGGTAGCAGATGATGCGATCCGGTTCAAATGAGTGCTTCGATGTGTTGTCGTGTTTTCGCATGAATTTGCGCGGTTTGGCATTCGTGTGCTAGTCTCTTTCGGATTTCCGGATTGTATTGGCGGTTTCACCCACGCGAAAAGCGCCGGCGAAATCTTGACGTGTCTTTTTGGAGGATATCCGCATCATGGTACATCTGATGCGCAAGTACAAGAAATCAATCCTGACGGTTCTGATCGTCCTGATTATCGGGCCTTTTGTTGTATGGGGCGGTTATGCCGGGCGTTCCCGCAGAGGAATGCACCGCGGCGACGGCCAAACGAGTGGCGTCGTGGCCACCGTGGGCAAGAGTCCGATACTGGCGATGGATTTCGAACGGCGCATGAACGCCGAACTCGACCGTCGCGCTCAGGGGGGACCCCGTCCGCCGGTAAGCGAACTGGCCAAGGACGGCACGGCCGAACGGGTGTTGGACAGTTTGATTGATTCCGCCCTGTTGACCATGGAAGTTCAGAAAACCGATTTTGCGATGGACAAGGCCATGCTGTTGGAACGTCTGAAGAAAGAGCCTGCCTTTCAGGACGAAAAGGGCAATTTCAGCCCCTCGTTGTGGAATGCGTGGATAGATTCCGAACGGGGCCGCAACTGGAATGTGATTTACGATGAACTCCGGGCGCAGGCGGGGCGTGAATTGCTTGTGCGGCAGGCCATGGCGCCGGCGCGCGTGCTCGACACGGAAATCCGAAAACAATTTGAGGACA is a genomic window containing:
- a CDS encoding alpha-amylase family glycosyl hydrolase, producing the protein MLTPQALSHRSHYFPLGFPIAERAWRRWNAADLAAEAPGQPGYAYRVLADRINGAPHFHTYPSRPVRAGDMMAFALLTEILRYVVNRYCLEENPGIMLEGLDAIRSADGPSLVNRPLQAFVALYPPPEVYAGQAPGAYLSGTEALVPHEYDAARETLLLHLSMANPAAEAMRPLFDDEELRQTSPYLSLVERIELFFRHCPPVKGLGQALFPLLRAPMEASPDSLQGQLEYVRNHWSPVLPSDLLERIVLVSDVIKEETAMRGHGPGPIQPLRFGRDAGFNIAYPEPEAFTQDRDWMANVVLIAKSVHVWLDQISRQYQRNITRLDQVPDEELDRLARWGFTGLWIIGVWERSPASQRIKQLMGNPEALSSAYSLYDYTIAADLGGAEALDNLRNRAAARGIRLASDMVPNHVGLYSKWVVEHPDWFIQLSYPPFPGYRFNGEDLSRDPRIEIRIEDGYWEHRDAAVVFRRVDKLTGDTRYIYHGNDGTNMPWNDTAQLNFLIPEVREAVIQTILHVARQFPIIRFDAAMTLAKRHYQRLWFPQPGDAGAIPSRAEHGMSRAEFDEAFPKEFWREVVDRIQTDAPDTLLLAEAFWLMEGYFVRTLGMHRVYNSAFMNMLKMEENEKYRLTVKNVLEFSPEVLKRFVNFMNNPDERTAVEQFGRGDKYFGVAVLMVTMPGLPMFGHGQIEGFTEKYGMEYKRAYWNEAVDEGMVARHENEIFPLMRKRRLFSEVEHFAFYDAHTPGGGVDENVFAYSNRAGDERAVVLYNNAYNTTSGTVRASVPFNAGDSDHRDLRTTTLAEALALDTRDDCFYVFSDHRTKLEYIRHAPSLAAHGLSFDLHAYEYKAFLDWREIHDRDGTWRRLEESLSGRGVPSIEEAYGETVLAPIHEPFRRVMNAEMLRVLIAGPTQEHRAQLETALRQFLDAVTAYLGTILDANAVVASVFRELNTLTALKPPKPVDGYLMKPMADAREKNTLEAFWRVPVALAILRPIGHARLAGDYTANAAARMDEWMLAKVAMEAFAQLDGDESAALHDALLIKILLTHSPVLDFAPNAGGALLVRRMFEDVSVQRFLAINRHRGFLWLRKEPLERLVYWLVFENIVALRCMRGARKETIMARYQNGQDLLRAAEEAGYRIDRLLELLGREKGGGL
- a CDS encoding glycosyltransferase family 2 protein, with the translated sequence MNPVESLDFVIPVYNERDTLPALAEGIARHAAPHPFRILFIDDGSDDGSDKVLLELHERYPWVDTIRFRRNFGKTAALAAGFQRVRGDIVFTMDADLQDDPKEIPRFIEAIRAGADMVCGWKRKRHDPWHKTLPSRVYNCWVSWVFRIPLHDVNCGFKAMRAEVARHLILYGEMHRLIPVLAQQNGCRLAELPVEHHPRQSGVSKYGFERFMRGAADVVTVRFLERYGASPGHFFYPLGGCLGIMGGLAALRSALDVAVGRNGTAQALGLAGLQLLLAGTILFGLGLVAERSVRMRPPINPPAMVASEHIHIEDKEPSDDCR
- a CDS encoding SpoIIE family protein phosphatase encodes the protein MQGKILIVGDDPSWAGLHEWLAAQGLEVDVAANADEASRLLDRSAHDVVLVNPRIPIAKGHSPVEWIRQQAPDALILAVLVSGTTGEIRTVIRQGAHDVLPGPREAEELFLHRITQALAYRQMRKERDRLQESLQSKAGELADRLGQLELAHSILQAQAVAIQVDLSRAMRIQRGLLPRTTPRADRISAAAAYHPMAKVGGDLYDVFPLDDAHVGCFIADTSGHGISSAMLTIFLKHAIQGATCASGGAARMPGEVLRELNRTILSEAFSEGLFVSMTCLVLDVETFTAAYSSAGHRPLFVRRNDGTIERLHRPAPVLGVNPFVAYSDGEIVLQPGELIVFHTDGITEARSVEGESFGEDRLVEAVRGAEPHADTVVAAIEQARNTFRKGAPRVDDATLLVLGMEPQRVPLWTPDEPAPQPIAGGPRSVKVLTARKNGHVFIGLSGTGSWRESQQVFDLCRQPGVQSITLDLTDCTHLDSTFLGVLHNIATTLSDETGIRFEIQNVPRELLKTMSELGLIGVLMHFRPKSIPLPEDMAPVEGGAPAGEELGRLLLWAHEALVEADPRNADRFAAVLQVLHDQARGASRGDKRGGLP
- a CDS encoding ASKHA domain-containing protein, whose translation is MREAEIPVTFQPHGRTVFVLKDSTLLEAAAQAGIAINTPCGGGGTCGKCKVRVMANAEDPCEAERATLSAAECKEGYRLSCQTHIHKAMTVDIPETSVLASTFQILSDAHDTVTDVSDATLRKIAVELPVPDRGDAIADTRRIERAIGPFTLDFDLLRILPLRLRQDGFRGTAVLADGRLLDFEPGDTRAQCHAVALDIGTTTLAGALLDLTTGRECANVARMNPQTRFGDDVISRIQFTRQESDGLQSLHEAILNEANDMIAELGAQAGVSPKHIYEVVISGNTTMQQIFTGINPAALGEAPFTPACADALSLRASELGIRIHPRGRVYAFPVIGGFVGGDTVAGILATSLPKSDGPTMLVDIGTNGEIVVGHKGRLIAASTAAGPAFEGARIMHGMRATAGAIEKVLFDGDVRISVIGDAPPVGLCGSALIDAVAELLRHGMLLGQGMLLGADDVPDTVPRPLRKRLVSTEDGPAFVLANGGETATGNPVLLTQKDIREVQLATAAIRSGVAILMRRIGLRSGDLERVLIAGGFGNFIRRSNAQRIGLLPGELDRHRIQYAGNTSLAGARLAAASKRARERAEEWARQVEHVDLSLDVEFQNEYVSAMFFPE
- a CDS encoding DegT/DnrJ/EryC1/StrS family aminotransferase produces the protein MPVPMIDLRAQYRRIKPDLDAAVAEVFETQGFVGGPNVEKLEEGIASYLGAGAAIACASGTDALLLSLKALGIGPGDEVITTPFTFFATAGAIANVGAKPVFADIRPRCFTINPECIEPLVTPRTKAIIPVHLYGQCADMEAIHAIAARHGLTVIEDAAQALGAKRHSRPACTLAPMAAISFYPTKNLGGAGDGGMVIAQDAALAERVRLLRAHGAGTTYIHAIVGTNSRLDALQAAVLNVKRAHLDEWNAERRARAAYYTERFAEVPEVTVPVECPGNFHVYHQYVIRLPRRDEARDLFRARGVGCAVFYPLPLHLQECFRYLGYSERDCPHAVQASREVLALPMFPELTPEQQDEVVALVKEHLAGKPVL